The Oncorhynchus keta strain PuntledgeMale-10-30-2019 unplaced genomic scaffold, Oket_V2 Un_contig_12850_pilon_pilon, whole genome shotgun sequence genomic interval ggagaggaagtggaggttgAATTGTGTGAAGTTCTTCCCCAACCATGACAAAGTTGAGATATGAGTGTGTAGCTCAGATCTTCCAGCTCATCATACATTTATTTATACTGTATGTCATTAGTAAATATGCTTCTGtctttggtatctgtactgatacAAAACATTTCCTTTGTGGAGAAGATCCATTTGGATCTAAACATGAATCCTGTTGAGAATAAACGAGCGATCAGAGGGCAGCCATCTTACAGCCAGTTGACGCTGTGTCTTCTCCAGAGATGAGATGTCTGCTGGGGCCACTTCCTCCCTGGCCAGCTTGTTCTCGTAGCTGGACAATAAAGATTTCCCGTTTTGAAGGGAGTTCTCCAGGCGGTTGGAATTCTGAAGCCTGTAAACAAACACATGATATGATTAAATTACATTAGAATAAAATGACATTTAAAACGTGTTTAAATAGTGTCATAGTGGCCTCCAGGTTAGTCATCCTAGTAAAACAGGAACACtctgttttttttaaaacctttatttaactaggcaagtcatttaaagaacaaattcttattttcaatgacggcctaggaacagtggggttaactgccttgttcagggactgatttgtaccttgtcagctcggggatttgaacttgcaacctttcagttactagtccaacgctctaaccactaggctacgctgccaccctgGTCCTGAGTTCTGTGTAACTACTAACATCTCAACTAACAAGTACAGAAAGCTACTCACTTGTCCTCGGAGCACTTGAGCAGCAGGTTGATCTTGTCGTATTTGTTGCTGGCCTCGTTCACCTTGCCGTTCAGCTGAGGGGCGCTGGCACatttagggttagaggtcaggaaCGTCTCAGCCTCCCTCACCTTGGACGACTTTTCCGGCTCGATCTTACGAACCACGGCCGCAATGTCCTGATGGAAGAATATGGGATAAGcattaaaatgttttaaaaaagtgTACACTTCCTGGAACTAACTAAAAGTACTTCCTCGATAAGCATAAAACAACTCTCTCAAGACTTTCTTTGGTAGGATTAAATGGGTTTTAAAACTGTATCGAAAGGACTCTAGTCTAAataggaggacaggagaagagtaGGAGGAGGAAAAGCATCTCTACCGCTCTACACCCTCTGTGCAGGAACTACCTTGACATCCTGCAGACGGTCAGCGCTGTCCTGCAGAGGCCTGGTCTGCTCCAGAGGGGGACGTACTCGAGAGTAGATGGCCTTCTCCTGTTTGTCCAGGTCACTGGTCACCTTGTCCAGACCGGCCATCAGCTGGCGACACTGCTGCTCCTCCTTGTCTATAATAGTCATCAGTCAATCACACACCAAGATAACACAACAACAAATCATATACAACCAGACTCAATAATCACAACATCCATACACAATCAAATCACACACCAAGATAACACACACAACAAATCATATACAACCAGACTCAATAATCACAACATCCCTACACAATCAAATCACACACCAAAATAACATACACGTAATCAGATACAACTAACATACACATaatcagatacacacacacacacacacacacacacacacacacacacacacacacacacacacacacacacacacacacacacacacacacacacacacacacacacacacactatagaaccAGACACTCATAACATCACATTCACAAATCAGACAATCACACTGGCCTACAAATCATGACAAGCTGCAGCTCTAGTGATTAACTCCAGTAGTCACATGACATGGAAaccaatcaatcacatttatttataaagtgCTTTTTACACCAGCAGGTGTCACAAAGTCCTTATACAAAAACTCTGTAGCTgtggaagcacggtggctaggaacaacGTCCTAGAAAGggtaggaacctaggaagaaacctagagaggaaccaggctctgaggggtggaccagtcctctttctggttgtactgggtagagaggaaccaggctctgaggggtggaccagtcctctttctggttgtactgggtagagaggaaccaggctctgaggggtggaccagTCCCTCTGGtttctagagaggaaccaggctctgtggaccagtcctctttctggtgtgccgggtagagaggaaccaggctctgaggtggAGTCCTCTTTCTGGGTAGAGGACCAGTGGACctctttctggttgtgccgggtggagaggaaccaggctctgaggggtggaccagtcctctttctggttgtgctgggtagaggaaccaggctctgaggggtggaccagtcctctttctggttgtgccgggtagagaggaaccaggctctgaggggttgaccagtcctcttctggttgtgccgggtggagaggaaccaggctctgaggggtggaccagtcctctttctggttgtgccgggtagagaggaaccaggctctgaggggttgaccagtcctctttctggttgtgccgggtggagaggaaccaggctctgaggggtggaccagtcctctttctggttgtgccgggtagagaggaaccaggctctgaggggtggaccagtcctctttctggttgtgccgggtagagaggaaccaggctctgaggggtggaccagtcctctttctggttgtgccgggtagagaggaactaggctctGAGGGTGGACCAGTCCTCTTTCTGGTTGGCTCTGTACTTTCTGGTTgtgtagagaggaaccaggctctgagggtggacCAGTCCTCTTTCTGGTTGTGTCCTCttccgggtagagaggaaccaggctctgaggggtggaccagtcctctttctggttgtgccgggtagagaggaaccaggctctgaggggtggaccagtcctctttctggttgtgccgggtagagaggaaccaggctctgaggggtggaccagtcctctttctggttgtgccgggtagagaggaaccaggctctgaggggtggaccagtcctctttctggttgtgccgggtagagaggaaccaggctctgaggggtggaccagtcctctttctggttgtgccgggtggagaggaaccaggctctgaggggtggaccagtcctctttctggttgtgccgggtagagaggaaccaggctctgaggggtggaccagtcctctttctggttgtgccgggtagagaggaaccaggctctgaggggtggaccagtcctctttctggttgtactgggtagagaggaaccaggctctgagggtggaccagtcctctttctggttgtgccgggtagagaggaaccaggctctgaggggtggacca includes:
- the LOC118370367 gene encoding periplakin, with the translated sequence MVPPTDPESVAVSNSLAGQQKGIKMKVSGSKTTLVKRLEELKKDGSAGSDKEEQQCRQLMAGLDKVTSDLDKQEKAIYSRVRPPLEQTRPLQDSADRLQDVKDIAAVVRKIEPEKSSKVREAETFLTSNPKCASAPQLNGKVNEASNKYDKINLLLKCSEDKLQNSNRLENSLQNGKSLLSSYENKLAREEVAPADISSLEKTQRQLADIASELKTKRSAVTETEANLRVAKGSCDTMATKLQEHCPDIERQEGEVRRLNKRYDNLNRQITQADRHQVNGDLTNATTTSTGRSTPGKRRLNKRYDNLNRQIDTR